In Leptolyngbya sp. NIES-2104, the genomic window GCTGGTTCAAATGTCGCAACATATTCAAGTTGAATTCAGCCGTAATGCCTTGTCGATCGTTGTACGCTGCTTCGAGTTGTTCGGTCGATTTGTGTAAATCAATTCCGAGTAGAAAATATTCTTTCGATTTCAATGCGTGGGTAATGCGATCAAGAAAAAGGTCACATTCTTCGGGGTTCAAATTGCCTAACGTACTGCCGATAAAGCCGATCATGCGACTCGGAAGATGCGTTTTCGGTAATTTCTCTAGGGCGAGTTCATAAGTTCCCACCAGTCCATAAACTTCAAGCTCCGGATAATCCTGGAGAAGACTGTGAGCGCTACTTTCGAGAATTCCGGCGCTAATGTCGATCGGGCAATAAACGAGCGGAAATCCCGCCGATCGATACGCATCTAATAAAAGTCGCGTTTTTGTCGAATTGCCGCTACCGAGTTCAATCAGTTCACAATCTCCCGTGATTTGGGCGATTTCGGGCGCACAAGATTTGAGAATTGCTGTCTCAGTGCGGGTGAGATAGTACTCTGGAAGTTCGGTGATTTGCTCAAAGAGTTGGGAACCTCGATCGTCATAAAAATATCGAGGCGGTAATGTTTTCGGGGTTTGGCTCAATCCGAGAACGACATCGCTACCGGGATGCAATTCGTCATCAGATGGCGTTGAACGATCGATTAAATAGGTTAAATGAACGCGGTCAGAAATGCCTTGCATCACAGCGAACTCCTCATACACCAGAAACACAGCGAAAGCCAGAGAAGATTTCTCGGACGTGCGGATAATACCAGTTTCGGAAGGAGTTTCGCATTGCCCACGGGAAAGTAACCCAGCTTCCACCTTTTAGAACCCGGTGCGCCTGATCAAAATAAGTTTGAGAATAGCCAGGGTACGGATAGCTTTCAAAGTTGGGATAGCTCTCAAACCAAGTCGCCGTCCATTGCCAAACTTCACCCAGCATAGTTTGAAATTGAGCGGCTTTTTCCCATTCGGCTTCGGTGGGAAGTCGCTTTCCGACAAATCGAGCATAGGCATCGGCTTCGTACCAACTTACACCGCAGACTGGAGAATTGTCGCTGCGATTTAGGCGGCTAATGCCCCCTAAATCCCCCAGAATGGGGGACTTTGAAGAGGATGACCAATAGAGGGGATGGGTGATTTGATCGTCCTGAAGCCATTTCCAGCCTTGCTTAGTCCACCATTGCGGATTCTGATAGCCGCCTGCTTCGATGAACGATCGATATTCTGCATTCGTGACCGGATGTCGATCAATCCAATAGTCTTCTAAATAAATTTCATGTGCAGGACGCTCATTATCTTGAGCCTCGATCGCATCACTCCCCTG contains:
- the egtD gene encoding L-histidine N(alpha)-methyltransferase, giving the protein MQGISDRVHLTYLIDRSTPSDDELHPGSDVVLGLSQTPKTLPPRYFYDDRGSQLFEQITELPEYYLTRTETAILKSCAPEIAQITGDCELIELGSGNSTKTRLLLDAYRSAGFPLVYCPIDISAGILESSAHSLLQDYPELEVYGLVGTYELALEKLPKTHLPSRMIGFIGSTLGNLNPEECDLFLDRITHALKSKEYFLLGIDLHKSTEQLEAAYNDRQGITAEFNLNMLRHLNQRFQGDFDLTQFQHIAIYNETNRQIEMHLRSLRSQIIHLQALNLTVEFAQGETILSEISRKFDLDQMKKLLTEKQLPCIQVWTDSSAAFAVLLCQRA
- a CDS encoding ergothioneine biosynthesis protein EgtB; translated protein: MSLRSELRDSMQQCRSNTLTLIQSLDYETFCTQAHPDFSPIGWHVGHLAYTEALWILQRCAGYPPVFPEYHRLFAQDGLPKCDRVGLPAIETVLDYLAAVRSKVLDYLAIAPLEEQERLWKWLIQHESQHAETIAIVLALVGLRTAIGAGGSPLNLPRVGDFELKDAQSRGGMVLIPAGSFVQGSDAIEAQDNERPAHEIYLEDYWIDRHPVTNAEYRSFIEAGGYQNPQWWTKQGWKWLQDDQITHPLYWSSSSKSPILGDLGGISRLNRSDNSPVCGVSWYEADAYARFVGKRLPTEAEWEKAAQFQTMLGEVWQWTATWFESYPNFESYPYPGYSQTYFDQAHRVLKGGSWVTFPWAMRNSFRNWYYPHVREIFSGFRCVSGV